The following are from one region of the Alicyclobacillus fastidiosus genome:
- a CDS encoding LrgB family protein, translating to MLSLLGIIITVVFYYACKKLYQKVRFVALTPVITCLVLVLAFLLATHIRYATYMGSAKWLTDLLNPTTVALAIPLYRNYHVLKAHIVEFLVSLLSGASVATGSSIVLARMLRLGHTISTSVAPRSVTTPIAMDISQTLGGVPTLTAVFVIITGLCGIVVGPLAIRYLRIRSSVARGALFGMGAHGIGTSRAFELGEMEGTCASLAMVLAAGLTFLLAPVLVPVLSTVK from the coding sequence ATGTTGAGTTTGCTTGGAATCATCATTACGGTGGTCTTTTATTATGCCTGCAAGAAACTCTACCAAAAGGTCCGTTTCGTCGCCTTGACGCCGGTCATCACCTGTCTGGTGCTGGTGTTGGCGTTTCTACTAGCGACACACATCCGTTACGCTACGTATATGGGCAGTGCGAAATGGCTCACAGACTTGTTAAATCCTACGACGGTGGCACTCGCCATCCCGCTGTACCGAAATTATCACGTACTGAAAGCGCACATTGTTGAATTCTTGGTCAGTTTACTCAGCGGGGCGAGCGTGGCGACTGGGTCCTCGATCGTCCTCGCGCGGATGTTGCGTTTGGGCCACACCATCTCGACCAGTGTTGCACCCCGCTCGGTTACGACGCCGATCGCGATGGATATTTCCCAGACCCTCGGTGGAGTGCCGACGCTGACGGCTGTCTTCGTGATCATTACAGGGCTATGTGGGATCGTCGTCGGACCTCTGGCGATTCGCTACCTCCGAATTCGCTCATCTGTCGCGCGGGGAGCACTGTTTGGCATGGGGGCGCACGGGATCGGGACGTCGAGGGCGTTTGAACTGGGAGAGATGGAAGGGACGTGCGCGAGCTTAGCCATGGTCTTGGCTGCGGGGCTGACCTTCTTGCTCGCGCCTGTGCTCGTGCCGGTATTGAGCACCGTAAAATAA
- a CDS encoding CidA/LrgA family protein, which produces MNAMRLLKIIAQIAALYGLSEIGTLISHWTHVPVPGSIWGLVLLFILLKCRVIQLRWVEAGGDWLIREMLLFFVPSAAGIMTYGHLLFHQGLQIVVVIVASTSLVMLSTGLVAEHITRWRKQHDEKRNTASC; this is translated from the coding sequence ATGAATGCGATGCGCTTGCTCAAGATCATCGCTCAGATAGCCGCCTTGTACGGACTGAGTGAAATTGGGACCCTGATCTCGCATTGGACGCATGTCCCAGTCCCCGGCAGCATTTGGGGGCTTGTTTTGTTGTTTATCCTGCTCAAGTGCCGTGTCATTCAGTTGCGTTGGGTCGAAGCTGGTGGGGATTGGCTGATTCGTGAAATGCTCTTGTTCTTCGTCCCCTCCGCAGCTGGAATCATGACTTACGGGCATCTGTTGTTTCACCAAGGGTTGCAAATTGTCGTCGTCATCGTGGCAAGCACATCCCTCGTGATGTTGTCGACCGGGCTCGTCGCCGAACATATCACCCGGTGGAGGAAACAGCACGACGAAAAGAGGAATACCGCCTCATGTTGA
- a CDS encoding LysR family transcriptional regulator: protein MELRHLEYFVVVADELHFGRAAARLQMTQPPLSQQIQQLERELGVVLLNRSNRHVELTNAGKVFLKEARDVLTRLDHAKHAARRAQQGMLGRLVLGFVGSATYDILPNVIRSYQERYPDVDISLHEMATPAQIPALRRGDIDVGVLRTPISDGELSVAAIERHDCVAVVPKSHRFAARSSVRLDELNGERWILIARSIWPGLHDEVLSACLAVGFTPSIRQEVMEVQTAVGLVAAGLGVSIVPSSTRNLHTHDVVYLKIEGVAPQVEMAIAWRRNETSEVVQAFLRMMKLT from the coding sequence TTGGAGCTCCGGCATCTCGAATATTTTGTGGTCGTCGCAGACGAACTTCACTTTGGCCGCGCCGCTGCGCGTTTACAAATGACGCAACCGCCGCTCAGTCAACAAATTCAACAACTTGAGCGGGAACTCGGAGTCGTTCTCTTGAACCGCTCCAACCGACACGTGGAATTGACGAACGCGGGCAAAGTCTTTTTGAAAGAGGCTCGCGACGTGCTCACTAGGCTGGACCACGCAAAGCACGCAGCGCGTCGCGCCCAGCAGGGGATGCTCGGTCGCCTGGTATTGGGATTCGTCGGTTCAGCTACGTATGACATTCTCCCAAATGTCATTCGCTCATACCAGGAGCGATATCCGGATGTGGACATTTCGCTGCACGAGATGGCGACGCCTGCTCAAATTCCGGCATTGCGCAGAGGCGATATTGATGTGGGCGTATTGCGGACGCCGATCTCCGATGGCGAGTTGTCGGTCGCGGCTATCGAACGCCATGATTGCGTGGCCGTGGTGCCTAAGTCGCACCGATTCGCCGCGCGGTCGAGTGTGCGACTGGACGAATTGAACGGAGAGCGCTGGATATTGATCGCGAGATCGATATGGCCGGGACTGCACGACGAAGTCCTCTCCGCCTGCCTCGCTGTCGGATTCACGCCATCCATCCGCCAGGAAGTCATGGAAGTGCAAACCGCCGTGGGATTGGTCGCCGCCGGGCTCGGCGTGAGTATTGTGCCGAGTTCAACCCGAAACTTGCACACACATGACGTGGTGTATCTAAAGATCGAAGGAGTCGCGCCTCAAGTGGAGATGGCCATCGCCTGGCGAAGAAACGAAACCTCCGAAGTCGTCCAAGCATTTCTTCGAATGATGAAGTTAACGTAA
- the fabF gene encoding beta-ketoacyl-ACP synthase II has product MERVVITGMGVITPLGNDVDTFWKALLSGKSGISQIDKFDAGRHKSKIGGIVRDFHPETLIGREVRRMDRFSQFALAAAVQAIDDAGLNMDSEDLERIGVYIGSGIGGVQTLLENHETLLNRGPHRVSPTMIPMMIPNMAAAQVSIHFGIQGPSLAPVTACATGNNAIGEAYRLLQLGKANVVVAGGTEAVLTELTYSGFGNSTALSTRNDEPERASRPFDVDRDGFVPSEGAGIIVLETLSHATRRDARIYAEVIGYGASSDAYHMVATDPEGKGAALAMKSAIEDAQIAPHDVDYINAHATSTQVGDLSETRAIKRLFGDHAYQLAISANKSMLGHTLGAAGGVEAVALAKTLQENVMPPTINLDNPDPECDLDYVPHQARSAQLQIGLSNSFGFGGHNAVLVFRKF; this is encoded by the coding sequence GTGGAACGAGTCGTGATTACGGGGATGGGTGTAATCACCCCCCTCGGAAATGACGTAGATACATTTTGGAAGGCGCTGCTTTCTGGCAAGTCGGGCATATCTCAAATCGATAAATTCGATGCCGGCCGACATAAATCAAAAATCGGTGGGATAGTTCGCGACTTTCATCCAGAAACGCTGATTGGACGAGAAGTTCGCCGAATGGATAGGTTTTCTCAATTTGCTCTAGCTGCGGCGGTCCAGGCTATCGACGATGCCGGTCTGAACATGGACAGCGAAGATCTCGAGCGGATTGGCGTCTATATTGGAAGCGGGATCGGCGGCGTTCAAACGCTCTTGGAAAACCACGAGACATTGCTGAACCGCGGCCCTCATCGAGTGAGCCCAACCATGATTCCCATGATGATCCCCAATATGGCTGCGGCACAAGTCAGCATCCATTTTGGCATTCAGGGTCCTAGTCTCGCACCTGTAACGGCCTGTGCCACAGGCAACAACGCGATCGGCGAAGCGTATCGCCTATTGCAACTCGGCAAGGCCAATGTCGTCGTCGCAGGTGGCACGGAAGCGGTGCTCACAGAACTGACGTACTCTGGGTTCGGCAATTCGACCGCGCTGTCGACCCGCAACGACGAACCGGAGCGCGCCAGCCGCCCGTTCGACGTGGATCGAGATGGCTTCGTACCCTCGGAGGGCGCGGGCATTATCGTCTTAGAGACACTCTCCCACGCCACACGGCGGGACGCCCGCATTTACGCGGAAGTGATCGGATACGGGGCTTCCTCTGACGCGTATCACATGGTCGCTACCGATCCTGAGGGAAAAGGTGCGGCACTAGCTATGAAATCGGCGATTGAAGACGCACAAATCGCCCCCCACGACGTCGACTATATCAACGCGCACGCGACGAGCACGCAAGTTGGCGACCTCTCGGAAACGCGTGCCATTAAACGTCTGTTCGGCGATCACGCCTACCAACTAGCGATCAGCGCCAACAAGTCGATGCTTGGCCATACCTTGGGCGCTGCCGGTGGAGTTGAAGCGGTGGCACTCGCGAAAACGCTTCAGGAAAACGTCATGCCGCCGACGATCAATTTAGACAACCCGGACCCAGAATGTGACCTTGACTACGTACCGCATCAAGCTAGAAGTGCACAGCTTCAAATCGGTCTCTCCAATTCGTTCGGATTCGGGGGACATAACGCTGTATTGGTGTTTCGGAAGTTTTGA
- a CDS encoding ribonucleotide-diphosphate reductase subunit beta, with protein sequence MQLQRTKLFNEVGDRDWGNRRMIGGNSTNLLELNNVKYEWAYRMYRAMMSNFWIPEEIALGDDARQYPTLTEEEQRSFNKIISFLIFLDSIQTHNLPNINEYITAPEVNLCLTVHAFQEAVHSQSYGYILDSVVSAKTRDTIYNEWRNDEHLLKRNQFITDRYEQFIQDPSDENLVRTVMANFILEGVYFYSGFSFFFALGRQGKMLGTVSEIKYIQRDELTHLALFRHIFEEIARENPQLVTPSLIEELRDMMRQAVEHEIAWGQYVTGGHVPGLTDELISQYIRYLANVRLKSLNMEPLYAEVVEHPMRWVDQFAAMNSMKTDFFEQKVTNYTKSANLNWDEL encoded by the coding sequence ATGCAGTTGCAGCGGACGAAACTATTTAACGAAGTTGGCGATCGGGACTGGGGAAACCGGCGAATGATTGGCGGCAATAGTACCAATCTACTCGAGTTGAACAACGTGAAGTACGAGTGGGCATACCGCATGTATCGGGCGATGATGAGCAACTTTTGGATTCCCGAGGAGATTGCGCTCGGGGATGATGCGCGTCAATATCCGACGCTAACGGAAGAGGAACAGCGCAGCTTCAACAAGATTATTTCGTTTCTCATCTTTCTCGACAGCATCCAGACGCACAACCTGCCGAATATAAATGAGTACATCACGGCCCCGGAAGTGAACTTGTGTTTAACCGTACACGCGTTTCAAGAAGCGGTTCACTCTCAATCCTACGGGTATATTCTCGACTCCGTGGTCAGTGCGAAGACGCGCGACACCATCTACAATGAGTGGCGCAACGACGAGCATTTGCTGAAGCGGAATCAGTTTATTACCGATCGGTACGAACAGTTCATTCAGGATCCGAGCGACGAGAACCTAGTTCGGACGGTGATGGCCAACTTCATCCTCGAGGGTGTGTATTTCTACTCTGGATTTAGCTTTTTCTTTGCGCTTGGCAGGCAGGGCAAAATGCTTGGTACGGTGTCTGAAATCAAGTACATTCAACGCGACGAATTGACGCATTTGGCGCTATTTCGGCACATTTTTGAGGAGATCGCCCGCGAGAATCCACAACTTGTGACGCCATCGTTGATCGAAGAACTTCGAGACATGATGCGGCAGGCGGTGGAGCATGAAATCGCATGGGGGCAGTACGTTACGGGCGGACATGTCCCAGGTTTAACCGATGAACTGATCAGTCAGTATATCCGCTATCTGGCCAACGTCCGACTGAAGTCGCTCAACATGGAGCCCCTCTACGCGGAAGTCGTCGAGCACCCGATGCGATGGGTCGATCAGTTTGCAGCGATGAACTCGATGAAAACCGATTTCTTCGAGCAGAAGGTGACGAATTATACGAAATCCGCCAATCTGAACTGGGACGAGCTGTGA
- a CDS encoding ribonucleoside-diphosphate reductase subunit alpha, with amino-acid sequence MIEKRDGTSAAFDQQKIRRIVKRACEGLAGCDPSSLETALLAQMRDGLSTKDVLRSLIQLAVEKTTVEEPNWQYAAARLLLHDCYKEAARNRGHELSGYGDFYALIVQLEELGRYGPYIREHYTKGEIDELAQYIRPERDLLLNYVGLKQLIDRYVLKGHRGELLELPQELFMGVAMHLAMREVDKLERAKQFYDVLSRLEATVATPTLSNARKPFHQLSSCFIDMPEDDLISIYETDKAFARVSKFGGGMGIYVGKVRARGSAIRNHQGASGGVIPWVKNYNNTAVSCNQLGVRNGAVAIYLDVWHKDIHDFLQLRTNNGDERMKAHDIFPGVCIPDEFMRRLERRETWYLFCPYEVEQVMGFRLEDAWGEEFERRYQACIDCTDLDRVEVPAIDVMKRIMQSAFETGTPFLFFRDTANRLNPNQHAGMIYCSNLCTEIMQNMKPMRPLEESLDDGNVVVRYEAGDFVVCNLSSLNLGRGGSRESLERIVSTQVRAMDNVIDLNYYPVKQAEVTNRKYRAIGLGISGYHQYLAQRGIMWESEEHLEHVDELFEWINFFAIKASMELAKEKGHYVLFEGSDWQTGAYFDRRGYRSREGGPDWDWLRGEVATHGLRNAYLFAVAPTSSTSLIAGSTAGIDPVFSRFFLEEKKNGVVPQTPPNLTPQTFWFYKEAHTIDQQWSIRACAIRQRHIDQSQSFNLYITPDIHVRDFLNLYVEAWKSGLKTVYYVRNQSVEVEDCVACSS; translated from the coding sequence ATGATCGAGAAGCGAGACGGGACGTCCGCGGCCTTTGATCAACAGAAGATTCGGCGGATCGTGAAACGGGCTTGCGAAGGACTGGCGGGTTGCGATCCGAGCAGCTTGGAAACGGCTTTGCTGGCGCAGATGAGGGACGGGTTGTCGACGAAGGACGTGTTGAGATCCCTCATTCAACTCGCCGTGGAGAAGACCACTGTCGAGGAACCTAACTGGCAATACGCTGCGGCGCGGCTACTTCTGCACGATTGTTATAAGGAGGCGGCCCGCAATCGCGGCCATGAGCTTTCGGGCTACGGAGATTTTTACGCGCTGATCGTCCAACTTGAGGAGTTGGGGCGATACGGGCCATACATTCGCGAGCACTATACGAAGGGCGAGATCGACGAACTCGCTCAGTACATACGACCAGAACGCGACTTGCTCTTGAACTATGTGGGACTGAAACAGCTGATCGACCGCTACGTGCTAAAGGGCCATCGAGGTGAGCTTTTAGAGTTGCCACAGGAGTTGTTTATGGGGGTTGCGATGCATCTGGCCATGCGCGAAGTGGACAAGTTGGAGCGCGCAAAGCAGTTCTACGATGTGTTGTCAAGGCTCGAGGCGACCGTGGCAACCCCGACACTCAGCAACGCCCGCAAACCGTTTCATCAACTCAGTTCCTGCTTTATCGACATGCCGGAGGATGATCTCATCAGCATCTACGAAACCGACAAGGCGTTTGCCAGGGTCTCCAAGTTTGGCGGCGGCATGGGCATTTACGTGGGGAAGGTGAGAGCCAGGGGATCCGCCATTCGAAACCATCAAGGTGCCAGTGGGGGCGTCATCCCGTGGGTGAAAAACTACAACAATACGGCGGTGAGCTGTAATCAACTTGGGGTCCGGAACGGGGCTGTGGCCATTTATCTGGACGTGTGGCACAAGGACATCCACGATTTCTTGCAGTTGCGCACCAACAACGGCGACGAGCGGATGAAGGCTCATGACATCTTCCCAGGCGTCTGTATCCCAGATGAATTTATGCGGCGACTGGAGCGCCGCGAGACGTGGTATCTGTTTTGCCCGTACGAGGTGGAGCAGGTGATGGGATTCCGACTGGAAGACGCTTGGGGTGAGGAGTTTGAACGGCGGTATCAGGCCTGTATCGATTGCACAGACCTGGATCGGGTGGAGGTTCCTGCGATCGACGTCATGAAGCGAATCATGCAGTCCGCATTTGAAACGGGAACGCCGTTTTTATTCTTCCGGGATACTGCGAATCGACTGAATCCCAACCAACACGCTGGGATGATTTACTGCAGCAACTTGTGTACGGAGATTATGCAGAATATGAAACCGATGCGTCCGCTGGAGGAATCTTTGGATGACGGCAATGTCGTCGTGCGCTATGAGGCAGGCGATTTCGTCGTATGCAATCTATCTTCCCTAAATCTCGGTCGAGGCGGGAGCCGCGAGTCGCTGGAGCGCATTGTCAGCACGCAGGTCCGCGCGATGGACAACGTCATCGATTTGAACTATTACCCCGTCAAGCAAGCAGAGGTAACCAATCGCAAATATCGTGCGATTGGATTAGGCATCAGCGGCTATCATCAATACCTGGCCCAACGAGGCATCATGTGGGAGTCCGAGGAACATCTGGAGCATGTGGACGAACTGTTTGAATGGATCAATTTCTTCGCCATTAAGGCGTCGATGGAACTCGCGAAGGAAAAGGGGCACTATGTGCTGTTTGAGGGGTCAGATTGGCAAACGGGTGCCTATTTCGACCGCCGTGGATATCGCAGTCGCGAGGGCGGGCCGGATTGGGATTGGTTGCGAGGCGAAGTTGCGACACATGGCTTGCGGAATGCGTATCTGTTCGCCGTGGCTCCCACGAGTAGTACGAGCCTCATCGCGGGTAGTACTGCAGGCATCGATCCAGTGTTCTCCAGGTTCTTTCTCGAAGAGAAGAAGAACGGGGTGGTCCCACAGACGCCACCGAACCTAACCCCGCAGACATTCTGGTTCTACAAAGAGGCGCACACGATCGACCAGCAGTGGAGCATACGCGCATGTGCAATTCGCCAGCGGCATATCGACCAGTCGCAGTCGTTTAACTTATACATCACGCCAGACATTCATGTTCGCGACTTTCTCAACCTGTACGTCGAGGCTTGGAAGAGCGGCTTAAAGACCGTGTACTACGTGCGAAACCAATCGGTCGAAGTTGAGGACTGTGTAGCGTGTTCGTCGTAA